The following proteins are encoded in a genomic region of Tenacibaculum sp. 190524A05c:
- a CDS encoding Crp/Fnr family transcriptional regulator yields the protein MKNLETITSEQQVNSLFQSFFDYVRHLVDIPERDQEECKKIFEPVFVKKGTIIEQEGTVHKYHNFIVSGHMRNFHHDENGNEVTTDINSGPRFFTSYYHFINQTVSNENLHCITDCELLRITKKNVDKASHIGLTSQEYTEKVLHFHLESSKQRIIDFTTLSGKERYIKLMKAHPSIVQNVPLIYIASYLGLNPGSLSRIRQELS from the coding sequence ATGAAAAATCTTGAAACTATAACATCAGAACAACAAGTTAATTCTCTTTTTCAATCGTTCTTCGATTATGTAAGACATCTTGTTGATATTCCAGAAAGGGATCAAGAAGAATGTAAAAAAATATTCGAGCCTGTTTTTGTGAAAAAAGGAACTATTATTGAACAAGAAGGAACTGTTCATAAATACCATAACTTTATAGTTTCAGGTCACATGCGTAATTTTCATCATGATGAAAATGGTAATGAAGTAACAACAGATATTAATAGCGGACCTCGCTTCTTTACTTCCTATTATCACTTTATTAATCAAACTGTATCTAACGAGAATTTACACTGTATAACAGATTGTGAATTACTTCGTATTACGAAAAAGAACGTTGATAAAGCATCGCATATTGGTTTAACTTCTCAAGAGTATACCGAAAAAGTATTGCATTTCCATTTAGAATCTAGCAAACAAAGAATTATAGATTTTACCACATTGTCGGGTAAAGAAAGATATATCAAACTAATGAAAGCGCATCCTTCAATTGTACAGAATGTTCCATTGATTTACATCGCTTCGTATTTAGGATTAAACCCTGGAAGTTTAAGTAGAATTAGACAAGAACTATCTTAA